A window from Candidatus Rokuibacteriota bacterium encodes these proteins:
- a CDS encoding tRNA (adenine-N1)-methyltransferase, producing the protein MTLFSSFQDGEQALLIDQRGRRHLLTLRKGDAFHSDRGWIPHDAIIGQPEGSWVRTSLGLRYLALRPTLAEYVLEMPRGAQVIYPKDLAMILFWADIFPGARVLEAGTGSGALTLALLRAVGLEGKVITYEQREEFARRALANIHARLGEVTNLLVRFLPVEEGLPDEEPVDRVILDLPEPWRLVEAVATVLRPGGIFLAYVPTILQSHQVAEALRRHPAYALVETFETLFRPWNIEGLSVRPFHRMVAHTGFITVARRVVPEELPGDSAAS; encoded by the coding sequence ATGACGCTCTTCTCCTCCTTCCAGGACGGGGAGCAGGCCCTCCTGATCGACCAGCGGGGGCGCCGTCACCTTCTCACCCTCCGCAAGGGTGACGCCTTCCACTCCGATCGCGGGTGGATTCCTCACGACGCCATCATCGGCCAGCCCGAGGGGAGCTGGGTGCGCACCTCCCTCGGGCTCAGATACCTCGCCCTCCGGCCAACCCTCGCCGAGTACGTGCTGGAGATGCCGCGCGGGGCCCAGGTGATCTACCCGAAGGACCTCGCGATGATCCTGTTCTGGGCCGACATCTTCCCCGGAGCGCGGGTGCTCGAGGCCGGAACGGGCTCGGGAGCCCTGACGCTCGCGCTCCTCCGGGCTGTCGGCCTCGAAGGCAAAGTCATCACCTACGAGCAGCGGGAAGAGTTCGCGCGCCGGGCCCTCGCCAACATCCACGCGCGGCTCGGCGAGGTCACGAACCTGCTGGTCCGCTTCCTCCCCGTGGAGGAGGGGCTTCCCGACGAGGAGCCCGTGGACCGCGTGATCCTGGACCTGCCCGAGCCCTGGCGCCTGGTCGAGGCGGTCGCGACGGTGCTTCGACCGGGCGGGATCTTCCTCGCCTACGTGCCGACGATTCTCCAGTCCCACCAGGTGGCCGAGGCGCTCCGCCGGCATCCGGCCTACGCCCTCGTGGAGACCTTCGAGACGCTCTTCCGGCCCTGGAACATCGAGGGGCTCTCCGTGCGGCCGTTCCACCGGATGGTGGCTCACACCGGCTTCATCACGGTAGCCCGACGGGTCGTCCCGGAGGAGCTCCCCGGCGATAGCGCCGCCTCCTGA
- a CDS encoding MFS transporter, with protein MTAPDASGSGHTSVAAPGVLAAPVARVRPNARLLALLAVGHMVIDVNQGALPAILPFLRETFALSYAAAGTIMLVANVTSSVIQPLFGYLSDRTARRWLLPVSASVSGLGLALTGVAPSYAAVLALVVVMGFGVAAYHPEGYKTASHVAGDRKATGLSFFSIGGNVGIALGPPIITTLVTGFGLAGSLAMLLPSLAVAALLTVSLPSFSAPVQVQAQARSAEGGRTMVGAMALLILVVTLRSWTSLGLTTFVPFFYIDYLKADPRLVGPLLFVFLGAGALGTLVGGPLADRWGARRFMVSVFFLATPLTLAFLFARGAWAFLLLGAAGFVLVSTFSVSVVLGQAYLPRHLGMASGLIVGFAIGTGGLGVALLGWVADHWGLLVALGIAGVMPLLGFFAALFLPEPRRG; from the coding sequence ATGACCGCGCCCGACGCTTCAGGCTCAGGACACACGAGCGTCGCCGCTCCCGGTGTCCTCGCGGCTCCGGTGGCCCGCGTGCGCCCCAACGCCCGGCTCCTCGCGCTCCTGGCCGTCGGTCACATGGTCATCGACGTCAACCAGGGCGCACTCCCCGCGATCCTGCCGTTCCTGCGCGAGACCTTCGCGCTCTCCTACGCGGCTGCGGGCACCATCATGCTGGTCGCGAACGTGACCTCCTCGGTGATCCAGCCGCTCTTCGGCTACCTCTCCGACCGGACCGCGCGGCGCTGGCTGCTCCCCGTGTCGGCCTCTGTCTCCGGGCTCGGCCTCGCGCTCACGGGCGTCGCGCCGAGCTACGCGGCGGTCCTGGCCCTGGTCGTCGTCATGGGCTTCGGCGTCGCGGCCTATCACCCCGAGGGCTACAAGACCGCGAGCCACGTGGCGGGCGATCGAAAGGCGACGGGGCTCTCCTTCTTCTCCATCGGCGGGAACGTGGGGATCGCCCTGGGTCCCCCGATCATCACGACCCTCGTCACCGGCTTCGGCCTCGCGGGGAGCCTCGCGATGCTCCTGCCGAGCCTCGCGGTCGCCGCGCTCCTGACCGTCTCGCTCCCCTCGTTCTCGGCGCCCGTGCAGGTGCAGGCCCAGGCACGGAGCGCGGAGGGAGGGCGCACCATGGTGGGGGCCATGGCGCTCCTGATCCTGGTCGTCACGCTCCGCTCCTGGACGTCCCTGGGCCTCACCACCTTCGTTCCGTTCTTCTACATCGACTACCTGAAGGCCGACCCGCGGCTCGTGGGCCCGCTCCTCTTCGTCTTTCTGGGCGCGGGCGCGCTCGGCACCCTGGTGGGCGGCCCTCTCGCCGACCGGTGGGGCGCCCGGCGCTTCATGGTCAGCGTCTTCTTCCTCGCGACGCCGCTCACGCTCGCCTTTCTCTTCGCCCGCGGCGCCTGGGCGTTCCTGCTCCTGGGCGCGGCCGGCTTCGTGCTCGTGTCCACCTTTTCGGTGTCGGTGGTCCTCGGGCAGGCGTACCTGCCGAGGCACCTGGGGATGGCCTCGGGGCTCATCGTGGGCTTCGCGATCGGCACCGGCGGCCTCGGCGTGGCGCTCCTCGGCTGGGTCGCCGATCACTGGGGGCTCCTGGTCGCCCTCGGCATCGCCGGGGTGATGCCGTTGCTCGGGTTCTTCGCGGCGCTCTTCCTCCCCGAACCCCGGCGTGGCTGA
- a CDS encoding VOC family protein encodes MPDRLRVTELGHVSLFVRDLEASIHFYRDVLGLKDVGRGKGGRIAFFSAGPHHHDLSIELARIEGPTHASGAGTRPKGAPGLYHIAFQLGTTLEELAEARRWVEAHGLEPFGEMEGRDSASFSIPDPDGHEIELYVDLRRTLEVGDRQ; translated from the coding sequence ATGCCAGACCGGCTCAGGGTCACGGAGCTCGGCCATGTCTCGCTCTTCGTCCGGGATCTGGAGGCCTCGATCCACTTCTACCGGGACGTCCTCGGGCTGAAAGACGTCGGGCGAGGCAAGGGCGGCAGGATCGCGTTCTTCTCCGCGGGGCCGCATCACCACGACCTCTCGATCGAGCTGGCGCGCATCGAGGGGCCCACCCACGCCTCCGGCGCGGGGACCCGGCCCAAAGGCGCACCTGGTCTCTACCACATCGCCTTTCAACTGGGGACGACCCTCGAGGAGCTCGCGGAGGCGCGGCGCTGGGTCGAGGCGCACGGTCTTGAGCCATTCGGGGAGATGGAGGGCCGCGACAGCGCGTCTTTCTCTATTCCCGACCCTGATGGCCACGAGATCGAACTCTACGTGGACCTGAGGCGAACTCTTGAGGTAGGAGATAGGCAATGA
- a CDS encoding MFS transporter — MTSEGRRARWSLAIAALTLTVQNGIVMAFAVLYLPLVGEFGGSRAEVAAVQSTVFLLGGVAAPLIGYALDRLGPRWLFQSAAVLGAVGLLGASQAASLPLLLLSYGVIAGLGLSALGSQANMVVAALWYPHARGKAIAIADLGTGLGAFCLIPVAQTLVVLYGWRATLLVWAALLVIILVPANAFQRVPAGTRDARVVPSPGGWTMASAVRSSPFWWLIACRFFSSIGFPLMNVHMVAFAIGAGIPPVQASAALGTVSLVSLGGRLLTGWLADRLGRADTLTLTYSSAALGIGSLALLARSGWPGWLFSYVIFYGLAQGSSGIVSSARAADIFAGPSFGTIYGWIVLAMGPGEAIGAWAGGMIYDLTGSYLWAFGFVVAVLALGAGSLWRVRPLRAS; from the coding sequence TTGACCAGCGAAGGCCGGCGGGCGCGGTGGAGCCTCGCCATCGCGGCGTTGACCTTGACCGTGCAGAACGGTATCGTCATGGCCTTCGCCGTTCTCTACCTGCCCCTCGTCGGCGAGTTCGGGGGCTCGCGCGCCGAGGTGGCGGCGGTCCAGTCGACGGTGTTCCTCCTCGGGGGTGTCGCCGCGCCGCTCATCGGTTACGCGCTCGACCGGCTCGGCCCGCGGTGGCTCTTTCAGTCTGCCGCGGTGCTGGGGGCCGTGGGACTCCTCGGCGCAAGCCAGGCGGCGAGCCTGCCGCTGCTACTCCTGTCGTATGGCGTGATCGCCGGCCTCGGCCTCTCGGCCCTCGGCAGCCAGGCCAACATGGTCGTGGCGGCGCTCTGGTATCCCCACGCCCGCGGGAAGGCGATCGCGATCGCCGACCTCGGCACCGGCCTCGGCGCCTTCTGCTTGATCCCGGTCGCCCAGACGTTGGTCGTGCTTTATGGCTGGCGGGCGACGCTCCTCGTGTGGGCGGCCCTGCTCGTGATCATCCTGGTTCCTGCGAATGCGTTTCAGCGCGTGCCGGCGGGAACGCGCGACGCACGCGTGGTCCCGAGCCCCGGCGGCTGGACCATGGCCTCGGCAGTCCGAAGCTCGCCGTTCTGGTGGCTCATCGCCTGCCGGTTCTTCTCCTCTATCGGGTTTCCGCTGATGAACGTCCACATGGTGGCCTTCGCCATCGGCGCAGGCATTCCGCCGGTCCAGGCCTCCGCCGCGCTCGGGACCGTGAGCCTGGTCAGCCTCGGTGGTCGCCTCCTGACGGGCTGGCTCGCCGACCGCCTTGGCCGGGCAGATACGCTGACGCTGACGTACTCGAGCGCCGCCCTGGGGATCGGAAGCCTCGCCCTCCTCGCCCGGTCGGGCTGGCCGGGCTGGCTCTTCTCCTATGTGATCTTTTACGGGCTGGCCCAGGGCTCGAGCGGAATCGTCAGCTCGGCGCGCGCGGCCGACATCTTCGCGGGCCCGAGCTTCGGCACGATCTATGGCTGGATCGTGCTGGCGATGGGACCGGGTGAGGCGATCGGCGCGTGGGCGGGCGGGATGATCTACGACCTGACGGGGAGCTACCTCTGGGCCTTCGGCTTCGTCGTGGCGGTGCTGGCGCTTGGGGCGGGATCGCTCTGGCGCGTCCGGCCTCTAAGGGCGTCTTGA